In Myxococcus stipitatus, the following are encoded in one genomic region:
- a CDS encoding M57 family metalloprotease: MLKFRSAALLASLTLMGSACGTPEAGEKNTQQVSYEEFRAQAYQEPESGGFVVDGDIFLPTEAMLREFYEQAVSGTGTTEAGLAVYYSGGKDIKWSASEALNLTYCVSTKFGSNYSKVVDALNSATAAWEAAANINFIHVSAEDSNCTNRNSNVVFDVNPTSSTQYLARAFFPNSSRRDRNILVSTTSFGNISPWTVTGVLRHELGHTIGFRHEHTRLTSTGCYEDNAWRGLTPYDSSSVMHYPQCNGTQTGDLVLTSNDKSGARSLYP; encoded by the coding sequence ATGCTCAAGTTTCGCTCTGCTGCACTTCTGGCGAGTCTCACCCTGATGGGCTCCGCGTGCGGCACCCCCGAGGCGGGGGAGAAGAACACTCAGCAGGTCTCTTATGAAGAGTTCCGGGCCCAGGCCTACCAGGAGCCCGAGTCCGGTGGCTTCGTGGTGGATGGCGACATCTTCCTGCCGACGGAGGCCATGCTGCGCGAGTTCTACGAGCAGGCAGTCAGCGGCACGGGGACGACCGAGGCGGGGCTCGCCGTGTATTACAGCGGCGGCAAGGACATCAAGTGGAGCGCCAGCGAGGCGCTCAATCTCACCTACTGCGTGAGCACCAAGTTCGGCAGCAATTACAGCAAGGTGGTCGACGCGCTGAACAGCGCCACCGCGGCGTGGGAGGCGGCGGCCAACATCAACTTCATCCATGTCAGCGCGGAGGACTCGAACTGCACCAACCGCAACTCGAACGTCGTGTTCGACGTGAACCCGACCAGCTCCACCCAATACCTGGCGCGCGCGTTCTTCCCCAACAGCAGTCGGCGCGACCGCAACATCCTCGTCTCCACCACCTCGTTCGGAAACATCTCGCCGTGGACGGTGACAGGCGTGCTGCGCCACGAGTTGGGTCACACCATCGGCTTCCGCCACGAGCATACCCGCCTCACCAGCACCGGCTGCTACGAGGACAACGCTTGGCGCGGGCTGACGCCGTATGACTCCAGCTCCGTCATGCACTACCCGCAGTGCAACGGCACTCAGACGGGAGACCTGGTGCTGACGAGCAACGACAAGAGCGGCGCCCGCTCCCTGTACCCGTAA
- a CDS encoding translocation/assembly module TamB domain-containing protein, producing MSRRRWGRRLLWGLLGVVGFVVLAVAGALLWATSAPGERWLVHKGLGLANEQFAGRLEVGGLDLDLPGAVLTGVKLYDPEGELVAEIARVEARVRPGALLSQHVDLTHARVEAPRLYLVQDERGLNLSRALAARVAKPEEPPSPRGKLRVDLRELVLENGSVDFKQELEDGGERRVRMEDFDARGSGHYAVATRSFEVALESTGGLALPAKGPLRLNVKGGGGESLLHADVDLDIAGLVLDASTAVTLPPEVPPGEPPGVLKVRADVRRLTVPPDLTRGFVPTWPLRVPVSLEGKAGLDGEVVFADVRGKAADATFEVKGDVNLERLRTTGLVVKARAVDLSALVDSGPKTNLSADLTAKGGGTSLETLDGEVDLSVSPSRYLGQPLGPVELKASVKDGHYTLSRLRVLVPGASLHAQGEGTTQSLHVKGGLTAGDLSLLSHALTRLLPGAFPPLSGSGTLEFRVEGSARAPGITTQGTFTSLAYGDIAVKNLTLNAEVPDVTHPLSADATLVVGELRAGARQFRDVSANFSTEGRKLEASVRALGDTMLGLTVAGLLDEDAHGLQLQGMTLSWPEATWKLQSPTHVRLDGGTVGVEPALKLASGDQVLSVQGSLVREQLDARVDLEAVDLALLPRLAVPESLGLGGTVTGFVTAKGRMPRPDAQAKLRWRDGRVADYADIQVTVDGRYEKDRATGTLSASNPAANVSADFDVPVQGVLKRRRDALALNVRLEQLDIAKVMTLVKRTEPVTGTVSGALRINGTARDPRLTLQLDGQALNYTAPPPGFSLKQPLDVVLHAASDAQDDTLDARIDVKGLGSQTYVVLHTPFTLGGMLARPPKADDLLTASVDLEARVADLPLAQLEGVGGLEQPGGTLSAQLFLSGSAMVPQARLSVKSSGLTAYGLPPVDGQLGVVGDDQDVRITMAAQREDKPLVQLDVTLEAPLGALQDQEVYGHIPIQLKGRLGPMPIQHLPGVAKARAQSVTASKSVAPESKSLQGELSVELSARGTLDTPHIELTAGAQKLGMGDLALGQARMHYDYQNARSTFDVLLSAPAGGTLHVDGKVNLDVSLPALRKGLETARAPLDVTINARDFDPSFLSGAVEVMRGVGGLIQADAKLTGTVGAPIFRGSMAWKDGKLALMGLGEYRDIQLDIDATQEALSVKKLAMKAGAGSLWLEAPLTATHTRNGEYELSSPEGKPYPLRAQSFPIVYDDQLMALLSMRAKVEGTLSNQLVNLRNVSIPEATIELPEVKRKDLQSMGRPDDIVLVRRGVPLERRKRKQPQQPSPGEPQTETPQTPAPSPPAEEPASSEESSPTRAYWVNVNAPRNIWVKGSDLNVELGLSEDFRIEYTDVARLFGQVRVLRGRVDVLGRRFDVQRDSIVSFTGPPAVPYINITAEHRNETANVTVFVTIRGQGRDFTLKPTSEPPMPESEIYTLLATGRRTLERGSGASMTASAQAASVVGSLVANEARKALAAKLPLDVLSIEAGGSGIAGTKLEVGTYVTDKIYVGYTGRVGANVQQGENSNAVRFEYQFGPRWSLEGQYGDARSGGLDLIWSNEY from the coding sequence TTGAGCCGGCGACGCTGGGGGCGACGACTGCTGTGGGGCCTGCTCGGCGTGGTGGGCTTCGTCGTGCTCGCGGTGGCGGGCGCGTTGCTCTGGGCGACGTCCGCGCCGGGTGAGCGATGGCTCGTGCACAAGGGGCTCGGGCTCGCCAATGAGCAGTTCGCCGGCCGGCTGGAGGTCGGCGGGTTGGACCTGGACCTTCCGGGCGCCGTCCTCACGGGCGTGAAGCTGTATGACCCGGAGGGCGAGCTGGTGGCGGAAATCGCTCGCGTGGAAGCACGCGTGCGGCCGGGTGCGCTCCTGAGTCAGCACGTGGACCTCACGCATGCGCGCGTGGAAGCCCCCCGGCTCTACCTGGTCCAGGATGAGCGGGGATTGAATCTCTCGCGTGCGCTCGCGGCCCGCGTCGCGAAGCCCGAGGAGCCCCCCTCTCCGCGTGGAAAGCTCCGTGTGGACCTGCGCGAACTGGTGCTCGAGAACGGCTCCGTCGACTTCAAGCAGGAGCTGGAGGACGGCGGCGAGCGGCGCGTCCGGATGGAGGACTTCGACGCCCGAGGCAGCGGCCACTACGCGGTGGCCACGCGGAGCTTCGAGGTGGCGCTGGAGTCCACCGGAGGGCTCGCGCTGCCCGCGAAGGGTCCGCTGCGCTTGAACGTGAAAGGTGGCGGCGGCGAGTCCCTGCTCCATGCCGACGTGGACCTGGACATCGCGGGGCTGGTGCTGGACGCGTCGACCGCGGTGACGCTCCCGCCGGAGGTGCCTCCGGGCGAGCCGCCCGGCGTGTTGAAGGTGCGCGCGGACGTGCGCCGGCTCACCGTGCCTCCGGACCTGACGCGTGGCTTCGTGCCCACCTGGCCCCTGCGAGTGCCCGTGAGCCTGGAGGGCAAGGCGGGGCTCGACGGCGAGGTGGTGTTCGCGGATGTCCGAGGCAAGGCCGCGGACGCGACGTTCGAGGTGAAGGGCGATGTGAATCTGGAGCGCCTGCGCACCACGGGGCTCGTCGTGAAGGCGCGCGCGGTGGACCTCTCCGCGCTGGTGGACTCGGGCCCGAAGACGAACCTCTCCGCGGACCTCACGGCGAAGGGCGGAGGGACGAGCCTGGAGACACTCGACGGCGAGGTGGATTTGTCGGTGTCCCCGTCGCGCTACCTGGGCCAGCCGCTGGGGCCCGTGGAGTTGAAGGCGTCCGTGAAGGACGGCCACTACACGCTGTCGCGCCTGCGAGTGCTCGTCCCCGGCGCCTCCCTCCATGCGCAAGGTGAGGGCACCACGCAGTCCCTTCATGTGAAGGGGGGACTGACGGCGGGAGACCTCTCGCTGCTGTCCCATGCCCTGACGCGGCTGTTGCCCGGCGCGTTCCCTCCCCTCTCTGGAAGCGGCACGCTGGAGTTCCGGGTGGAGGGCTCCGCGCGCGCGCCCGGCATCACCACGCAGGGGACCTTCACTTCGCTGGCCTATGGCGACATCGCGGTGAAGAACCTCACGCTCAACGCGGAGGTGCCGGACGTCACCCATCCCCTCTCCGCGGACGCGACGCTGGTGGTGGGCGAGCTGCGCGCGGGGGCGCGCCAGTTCCGGGACGTGTCCGCCAACTTCTCCACGGAGGGGCGGAAGCTGGAGGCCAGCGTGCGGGCCCTGGGTGACACGATGCTCGGCCTCACGGTGGCGGGACTGCTGGATGAAGACGCCCACGGGTTGCAGCTCCAGGGGATGACCCTCTCGTGGCCAGAGGCCACGTGGAAGCTCCAGTCTCCGACCCACGTGCGCCTCGACGGCGGCACGGTGGGAGTGGAGCCCGCGCTCAAGCTCGCCTCTGGCGACCAGGTGCTCTCCGTGCAGGGCTCGCTCGTCCGGGAGCAGCTCGACGCACGCGTGGACCTGGAGGCCGTGGACCTGGCGCTGCTGCCTCGGCTGGCCGTCCCGGAGTCGCTCGGGTTGGGCGGCACGGTGACGGGCTTCGTCACCGCGAAGGGCCGGATGCCTCGCCCCGATGCGCAGGCGAAGCTTCGCTGGCGCGACGGACGCGTGGCCGACTACGCGGACATCCAGGTGACGGTCGACGGGCGCTATGAGAAGGACCGCGCCACGGGCACGCTGTCGGCGTCGAACCCGGCGGCCAACGTCTCCGCGGACTTCGACGTTCCCGTGCAGGGCGTGCTCAAGCGGCGCAGGGATGCCCTGGCCCTCAACGTCCGGCTGGAGCAGTTGGACATCGCCAAGGTCATGACGCTGGTGAAGCGCACGGAGCCGGTGACGGGCACCGTGTCCGGAGCGCTGCGTATCAACGGCACCGCGAGAGACCCTCGGCTGACCCTCCAGTTGGATGGCCAGGCGCTGAACTACACCGCGCCACCGCCGGGCTTCTCCCTGAAGCAGCCCCTGGACGTGGTTCTGCACGCGGCGTCGGATGCGCAGGACGACACGCTCGACGCACGCATCGACGTGAAGGGCCTGGGCTCCCAGACGTACGTGGTGCTGCACACGCCCTTCACGCTCGGCGGGATGCTGGCGCGGCCCCCCAAGGCGGATGACCTGCTGACGGCCTCGGTCGACCTGGAGGCGCGCGTGGCGGACCTGCCCCTGGCCCAGCTCGAGGGCGTGGGTGGGCTGGAGCAACCCGGTGGCACCCTCTCCGCGCAGCTCTTCCTCTCGGGCTCCGCGATGGTGCCGCAGGCGCGCTTGAGCGTGAAGTCCTCGGGACTGACGGCCTACGGACTGCCTCCCGTGGATGGGCAGCTCGGCGTGGTGGGTGATGACCAGGACGTGCGCATCACGATGGCGGCCCAGCGCGAGGACAAGCCCCTGGTGCAGCTCGACGTCACGCTGGAGGCGCCGCTGGGAGCGCTTCAGGACCAGGAGGTGTACGGACACATCCCCATCCAGCTCAAGGGCCGCCTGGGCCCCATGCCGATTCAGCACCTGCCCGGCGTGGCGAAGGCGCGCGCCCAGAGCGTGACCGCCTCCAAGTCCGTCGCGCCCGAGTCCAAGAGCCTCCAGGGTGAGCTCTCGGTGGAGCTGTCCGCGCGGGGCACGCTGGACACGCCCCACATCGAGCTCACGGCGGGCGCGCAGAAGCTGGGCATGGGTGACCTGGCGCTGGGACAGGCGCGCATGCACTACGACTACCAGAACGCCCGCTCCACGTTCGACGTGCTCCTCTCCGCTCCGGCTGGAGGCACCCTGCACGTGGACGGCAAGGTGAATCTGGACGTGTCCCTGCCCGCGCTGCGCAAGGGCCTGGAGACCGCGCGCGCGCCGCTGGACGTGACGATCAACGCGCGGGACTTCGACCCGTCCTTCCTCTCCGGCGCGGTGGAGGTGATGCGCGGCGTGGGCGGGTTGATTCAAGCGGATGCGAAGCTCACCGGCACGGTGGGCGCGCCCATCTTCCGCGGGTCGATGGCGTGGAAGGACGGCAAGCTCGCGCTGATGGGGCTGGGCGAGTACCGCGACATCCAGCTCGACATCGATGCCACCCAGGAAGCGTTGTCGGTGAAGAAGCTGGCGATGAAGGCCGGCGCCGGCTCGCTCTGGTTGGAGGCGCCGCTGACCGCGACCCACACCCGGAATGGGGAGTACGAGCTGTCCAGCCCGGAGGGGAAGCCCTACCCCCTGCGGGCCCAGAGCTTCCCCATCGTCTACGACGACCAGCTCATGGCCTTGCTGAGCATGCGCGCGAAGGTGGAGGGCACACTCTCCAATCAGCTCGTCAACCTGCGCAACGTCTCCATCCCCGAGGCCACCATCGAGCTGCCCGAGGTCAAGCGCAAGGACCTCCAGTCCATGGGACGCCCCGACGACATCGTGCTCGTGCGGCGCGGTGTCCCGCTCGAGCGGCGCAAGCGCAAGCAGCCCCAGCAACCCTCCCCCGGCGAGCCCCAGACCGAGACGCCGCAGACTCCGGCGCCCTCCCCCCCCGCGGAGGAGCCCGCGTCCAGCGAGGAGTCCTCGCCGACGCGCGCCTATTGGGTGAACGTGAATGCGCCGCGCAACATCTGGGTGAAGGGCTCCGACCTCAACGTGGAGCTGGGGCTGTCCGAGGACTTCCGCATCGAATACACCGACGTGGCGCGACTCTTCGGACAGGTGCGCGTGTTGCGAGGACGGGTGGACGTGCTGGGCCGGCGCTTCGACGTCCAGCGCGACAGCATCGTGAGCTTCACCGGCCCGCCCGCCGTCCCCTACATCAACATCACCGCCGAGCACCGCAACGAGACGGCCAACGTCACGGTGTTCGTCACCATCCGAGGACAGGGACGCGACTTCACGCTGAAGCCCACCAGCGAGCCGCCCATGCCCGAGTCGGAAATCTACACGCTGCTCGCCACCGGCCGGCGCACCCTGGAGCGAGGCTCCGGCGCGTCCATGACCGCCAGCGCGCAGGCCGCCTCCGTGGTGGGCTCGCTCGTGGCCAACGAGGCCCGCAAGGCCCTGGCCGCCAAGCTGCCGCTGGATGTGTTGTCCATTGAAGCGGGCGGCTCCGGCATCGCCGGCACCAAGCTGGAGGTGGGCACGTACGTCACCGACAAAATCTACGTCGGCTACACCGGACGCGTCGGCGCCAACGTCCAGCAGGGAGAGAACTCCAACGCGGTCCGATTCGAGTACCAATTCGGACCGCGCTGGAGCCTGGAAGGTCAGTACGGCGACGCGCGCTCGGGCGGCCTCGACCTCATCTGGAGCAACGAGTACTGA